One Leptolyngbya sp. 'hensonii' DNA segment encodes these proteins:
- a CDS encoding amidohydrolase yields the protein MDFTIQNALVPFDTGYQEVDVQIQAGRITAIGSSLTVIGTAIEARNKLLLPGFVNAHTHSSEMWQRGLVHPYPLELWIGELYDFVPLEPEQVYLSALGTAVETLLTGGTTVVDHLVPIPGLEMETVAAVERAYREVGIRAFVAPLLQDESLPASLPSGGYEVSHPPYIRNTATTLELIQAVVDQFHRPAEGIFVATAPTGMQLCSDALFEGFGALSDRYNLCRHTHLLETKAQQMLAQEKYGCSAVEHLKHLNFLGPRTSLAHCVWLTDRDIEILAETQSTVVHNPLSNLRLGSGIAPVLKYLQAGVNVSFGCDGSASNDSQDLLEAIKIGSILHNVTDLDYRHWISPRQAVEMAALGGAKGLGLADQIGTVEVGKQADLVLYDLKNLSLLPRTDPIGLLVLGRPTQVVDSVWVRGNRVVAEGQVTTVDVGQLQQQLFERSQWTYNRQSSSVPQMEAHYRAVMGLPE from the coding sequence GTGGATTTCACCATTCAAAATGCCTTAGTTCCCTTTGATACTGGCTATCAGGAAGTTGATGTTCAAATTCAAGCAGGAAGAATTACCGCGATCGGCTCCTCTCTAACAGTCATAGGAACAGCGATCGAGGCCCGTAATAAGTTGCTGCTCCCCGGATTTGTCAATGCCCATACCCACTCCTCAGAAATGTGGCAGCGAGGGCTGGTCCATCCCTATCCCCTGGAACTATGGATTGGTGAGCTGTATGATTTTGTGCCCCTGGAACCAGAGCAGGTTTACCTGAGTGCCCTGGGTACGGCTGTGGAAACGTTGCTCACGGGTGGAACTACGGTTGTCGATCACCTGGTGCCCATTCCGGGGCTGGAAATGGAGACAGTTGCTGCAGTTGAGCGAGCCTATCGAGAAGTTGGAATTCGCGCTTTTGTCGCCCCTCTGCTGCAGGATGAATCTCTGCCAGCCAGCCTGCCCTCTGGGGGCTATGAGGTTAGCCATCCTCCCTATATTCGGAATACGGCAACCACGCTTGAGTTAATCCAGGCTGTGGTGGATCAGTTCCATCGCCCAGCAGAAGGTATCTTTGTCGCTACAGCTCCAACGGGGATGCAACTCTGTTCCGATGCCCTGTTTGAGGGATTTGGAGCCTTGAGCGATCGCTATAACCTCTGTCGCCATACCCACTTGCTGGAAACGAAAGCCCAACAGATGTTGGCCCAGGAAAAATATGGTTGCAGTGCGGTGGAGCATCTCAAGCACCTGAATTTTCTCGGCCCCCGGACCTCTCTGGCCCACTGTGTCTGGCTCACCGATCGGGATATTGAGATTCTGGCTGAGACCCAATCTACGGTCGTGCACAATCCCCTCAGCAATCTGCGTCTCGGAAGTGGGATTGCTCCAGTGCTGAAGTATTTACAGGCTGGGGTTAATGTTTCCTTTGGTTGTGATGGATCCGCCAGTAATGATTCTCAGGATCTGCTGGAAGCGATCAAAATTGGCTCTATTCTGCACAATGTTACTGATCTGGACTACCGCCACTGGATTTCCCCCCGACAGGCCGTGGAAATGGCAGCGCTAGGGGGAGCGAAAGGGCTGGGCCTGGCGGATCAGATCGGGACGGTGGAAGTGGGGAAACAGGCGGATCTGGTGCTGTATGATCTGAAGAATTTGTCTCTGCTGCCCCGGACTGATCCGATCGGGCTGCTGGTCCTGGGGCGTCCTACCCAGGTGGTAGACAGTGTTTGGGTCAGGGGGAATCGGGTGGTTGCAGAGGGGCAGGTCACCACAGTGGATGTGGGGCAACTGCAACAACAACTGTTTGAGCGCAGCCAGTGGACCTACAATCGACAATCATCCTCGGTCCCTCAGATGGAAGCCCACTATCGGGCGGTCATGGGCTTGCCGGAGTAG